Proteins encoded within one genomic window of Cucumis sativus cultivar 9930 chromosome 3, Cucumber_9930_V3, whole genome shotgun sequence:
- the LOC101205548 gene encoding lysine-specific demethylase JMJ25 isoform X3, whose amino-acid sequence MILPETMLHSDIDMDSSDALRCKRNDGARWRCKELASPGKSYCDRHLIQLMKQNLNYKVRNYGDRGLCSGGRVMEEAGKRNEVRPRFGSLGEESADELDRNRSLVRKQKRQLCNRENNFSKDAKIGRDSGKSELTAFKLSDGKDTADSVKRLGASAKRKRNHVVTNGKSVETDKPNKKNGGSLMCHQCLRSDTSGVVFCSNCQRKRFCYKCIERWYPDKTREDVENACPCCRGHCNCKACLREFVEFAPKELDASVKVERLKFLLHKVLPILRHIQREQSYELEVEGNIQGAQLKEVDVERIKLVQTERMYCDNCNTSIFNFYRSCFNPNCSYDLCLSCCKELRESFHSEGRECQLTSTSQTSVGGMSSSSQVWSANPDGSIPCPPKERGGCGIASLELRRSLKADWANKLIEGAEELTSDYTLPDTCSSEICSSCCLNSNEVRQAAFRENSHDNFLYSPNSEDIMDDGVNHFQTHWMKGEPVIVRNVLDKTSGLSWEPMVMWRAFRQTGANVKFKEETCSVKAIDCLDWCEVEINIHQFFVGYLEGRMHRNGWPEMLKLKDWPSSTSFEDRLPRHCAEYIAALPYSEYTHPKYGLLNLATKLPVGSLKPDMGPKTYIAYGFQEELGRGDSVTKLHCDMSDAVNVLTHTSKVNIKTWQRAFIEKRQKHFAAEDCSELYGGMKSTSDDTEKDSECKQNQVTDPSMIEKPLGESKPQSSGQFDEHDYNSSNLTDVTVRNSSVDMCSTGASADIFCSKGPESAQKLVIAHTPSQLCGQSSNDTSKIHHETCDSEKASGCNEVNDLRSSHSIKNRADSHLEDDEKMEVATGGAVWDIFRRQDVPKIVEYLEKHQKEFRHIKCKPVNSLVHPIHDQTVFLNAKHKEQLKEEFGVEPWTFEQFIGEAVFIPAGCPHQVRNRQSCIKVAMDFVSPENVEECFRLTEEFRFLPKTHKAKEDKLEVKKMTLYAASSAIREIRELLLKLD is encoded by the exons ATGATCCTGCCGGAAACTATGTTGCATTCCGATATCGATATGGATTCATCGGATGCTCTCCGCTGCAAGCGTAACGACGGAGCTCGGTGGCGCTGCAAGGAGCTGGCCTCGCCTGGGAAATCGTACTGTGACAGGCACTTGATCCAACTCATGaagcaaaatttgaattataaggTGCGGAATTATGGAGACAGAGGTTTATGTTCTGGTGGTAGAGTTATGGAGGAGGCGGGGAAGAGGAACGAGGTTAGACCACGATTTGGATCGCTAGGAGAAGAGAGTGCGGACGAGCTAGACCGAAATAGAAGTCTGGTGAGGAAACAGAAAAGGCAGCTCTGTAATAGAGAGAACAATTTTTCTAAGGATGCTAAAATCGGGAGAGATTCGGGAAAATCTGAATTAACGGCTTTCAAATTGAGTGACGGAAAGGATACGGCCGATTCTGTGAAAAGGCTTGGCGCGTCTGCGAAGCGCAAGAGAAATCATGTTGTAACGAATGGAAAATCGGTGGAGACG GATAAGCCTAATAAAAAGAATGGTGGGAGTTTGATGTGTCATCAGTGTCTGCGGAGCGATACAAGTGGAGTTGTCTTTTGTTCAAATTGCCAAAGAAAACGGTTTTGCTATAAGTGTATTGAACGATG GTACCCTGATAAAACAAGGGAGGATGTTGAGAATGCATGTCCATGTTGCCGTGGTCATTGTAATTGCAAGGCTTGCTTAAGAGAGTTTGTTgag TTTGCTCCCAAAGAATTAGATGCAAGTGTAAAAGTAGAGCGATTAAAATTCTTGTTACACAAGGTTCTGCCCATTCTCAGGCATATTCAAAGGGAACAGAGTTATGAATTAGAGGTTGAAGGCAATATACAGG GTGCTCAATTGAAAGAAGTGGATGTAGAAAGAATAAAGCTAGTTCAGACAGAGCGCATGTATTG TGACAATTGCAATACTTCGATCTTCAACTTTTACAGAAGCTGCTTCAACCCAAACTGTTCTTACGATCTATGTCTTAGCTGCTGTAAAGAGTTGAGGGAAAGTTTCCATTCTGAAG GAAGAGAATGTCAGTTGACATCTACATCTCAGACTTCTGTCGGTGGCATGTCATCAAGTTCCCAGGTTTGGAGTGCGAATCCTGATGGTAGTATACCATGTCCTCCAAAAGAACGCGGAGGTTGTGGGATTGCAAGTTTGGAGTTGAGACGTTCCCTTAAAGCTGATTGGGCTAACAAGTTAATTGAAGGAGCAGAGGAGCTTACAAGCGATTACACATTACCTGATACTTGTTCTTCTGAAATCTGTTCATCATGCTGTCTCAACAGTAATGAAGTCAGACAAGCAGCTTTCAGGGAAAATAGTCATGACAATTTCTTGTACTCCCCAAATTCTGAAGATATAATGGATGACGGTGTTAACCATTTTCAAACGCACTGGATGAAGGGCGAACCTGTTATCGTTAGAAATGTTCTTGACAAAACATCTGGTCTTAGTTGGGAACCTATGGTTATGTGGAGAGCTTTTAGACAAACAGGAGCTAATGTGAAGTTCAAAGAGGAGACATGCAGTGTGAAGGCCATTGATTGCTTGGATTGGTGTGAG GTAGAGATAAATATCCATCAGTTTTTTGTCGGATACTTAGAAGGCCGTATGCACAGAAATGGATGGCCAGAAATGTTGAAACTGAAGGATTGGCCTTCATCTACTTCATTTGAGGACCGTTTGCCTAGGCATTGTGCCGAATATATTGCAGCACTTCCTTACAGTGAATATACCCACCCAAAATATGGTCTTCTGAATCTAGCTACCAAACTTCCTGTGGGCTCACTGAAGCCTGATATGGGACCCAAAACTTATATTGCATATGGATTCCAGGAGGAGCTGGGCAGAGGTGACTCCGTAACAAAGCTTCACTGCGATATGTCTGATGcg GTAAATGTACTGACTCATACAAGTAAAGTTAATATTAAGACCTGGCAACGTGCTTTCATTGAAAAGAGGCAAAAACATTTTGCTGCTGAAGATTGTTCTGAACTATATGGTGGAATGAAAAGTACATCTGATGATACAGAAAAGGATTCTGAATgtaaacaaaatcaagttaCAG ATCCATCTATGATTGAAAAACCATTAGGAGAATCAAAGCCTCAGAGCAGCGGACAGTTTGACGAACATGATTACAACTCTTCCAATTTAACAGATGTTACTGTCAGAAATTCATCTGTAGACATGTGCAGTACTGGTGCTTCAGCTGATATCTTTTGTTCAAAAGGACCCGAGTCTGCTCAGAAATTAGTTATTGCACACACCCCCAGTCAGCTCTGTGGTCAGTCTTCTAACGATACTAGTAAAATCCATCATGAAACTTGTGATTCAGAAAAAGCCTCAGGTTGCAATGAAGTTAATGATCTAAGATCAAGCCATTCAATTAAGAATAGGGCAGATAGTCATttagaagatgatgaaaagaTGGAGGTTGCTACTGGTGGAGCTGTTTGGGACATTTTCCGTAGGCAGGATGTTCCCAAGATAGTCGAGTACTTAGAAAAGCACCAGAAGGAATTTCGTCATATCAAGTGTAAACCTGTAAATTCT CTTGTTCATCCAATTCATGATCAGactgtttttttaaatgcaaAACACAAGGAGCAGCTGAAGGAGGAGTTTG GTGTTGAACCTTGGACATTTGAACAATTCATTGGTGAGGCAGTTTTCATTCCAGCAGGATGCCCTCACCAAGTTCGAAATAGACAG TCCTGCATAAAAGTAGCTATGGACTTTGTATCCCCGGAAAATGTGGAAGAATGCTTTCGGTTAACAGAGGAGTTCCGTTTCCTCCCAAAAACACATAAAGCTAAGGAAGACAAATTGGAG GTTAAAAAAATGACACTTTATGCTGCAAGTTCTGCTATCAGAGAGATCAGAGAACTGCTGTTAAAGCTTGACTGA
- the LOC101205548 gene encoding lysine-specific demethylase JMJ25 isoform X1, translating to MILPETMLHSDIDMDSSDALRCKRNDGARWRCKELASPGKSYCDRHLIQLMKQNLNYKVRNYGDRGLCSGGRVMEEAGKRNEVRPRFGSLGEESADELDRNRSLVRKQKRQLCNRENNFSKDAKIGRDSGKSELTAFKLSDGKDTADSVKRLGASAKRKRNHVVTNGKSVETDKPNKKNGGSLMCHQCLRSDTSGVVFCSNCQRKRFCYKCIERWYPDKTREDVENACPCCRGHCNCKACLREFVEFAPKELDASVKVERLKFLLHKVLPILRHIQREQSYELEVEGNIQGAQLKEVDVERIKLVQTERMYCDNCNTSIFNFYRSCFNPNCSYDLCLSCCKELRESFHSEGRECQLTSTSQTSVGGMSSSSQVWSANPDGSIPCPPKERGGCGIASLELRRSLKADWANKLIEGAEELTSDYTLPDTCSSEICSSCCLNSNEVRQAAFRENSHDNFLYSPNSEDIMDDGVNHFQTHWMKGEPVIVRNVLDKTSGLSWEPMVMWRAFRQTGANVKFKEETCSVKAIDCLDWCEVEINIHQFFVGYLEGRMHRNGWPEMLKLKDWPSSTSFEDRLPRHCAEYIAALPYSEYTHPKYGLLNLATKLPVGSLKPDMGPKTYIAYGFQEELGRGDSVTKLHCDMSDAVNVLTHTSKVNIKTWQRAFIEKRQKHFAAEDCSELYGGMKSTSDDTEKDSECKQNQVTGQEACLMGLNASCRKGVTKPVKCANADPSMIEKPLGESKPQSSGQFDEHDYNSSNLTDVTVRNSSVDMCSTGASADIFCSKGPESAQKLVIAHTPSQLCGQSSNDTSKIHHETCDSEKASGCNEVNDLRSSHSIKNRADSHLEDDEKMEVATGGAVWDIFRRQDVPKIVEYLEKHQKEFRHIKCKPVNSLVHPIHDQTVFLNAKHKEQLKEEFGVEPWTFEQFIGEAVFIPAGCPHQVRNRQSCIKVAMDFVSPENVEECFRLTEEFRFLPKTHKAKEDKLEVKKMTLYAASSAIREIRELLLKLD from the exons ATGATCCTGCCGGAAACTATGTTGCATTCCGATATCGATATGGATTCATCGGATGCTCTCCGCTGCAAGCGTAACGACGGAGCTCGGTGGCGCTGCAAGGAGCTGGCCTCGCCTGGGAAATCGTACTGTGACAGGCACTTGATCCAACTCATGaagcaaaatttgaattataaggTGCGGAATTATGGAGACAGAGGTTTATGTTCTGGTGGTAGAGTTATGGAGGAGGCGGGGAAGAGGAACGAGGTTAGACCACGATTTGGATCGCTAGGAGAAGAGAGTGCGGACGAGCTAGACCGAAATAGAAGTCTGGTGAGGAAACAGAAAAGGCAGCTCTGTAATAGAGAGAACAATTTTTCTAAGGATGCTAAAATCGGGAGAGATTCGGGAAAATCTGAATTAACGGCTTTCAAATTGAGTGACGGAAAGGATACGGCCGATTCTGTGAAAAGGCTTGGCGCGTCTGCGAAGCGCAAGAGAAATCATGTTGTAACGAATGGAAAATCGGTGGAGACG GATAAGCCTAATAAAAAGAATGGTGGGAGTTTGATGTGTCATCAGTGTCTGCGGAGCGATACAAGTGGAGTTGTCTTTTGTTCAAATTGCCAAAGAAAACGGTTTTGCTATAAGTGTATTGAACGATG GTACCCTGATAAAACAAGGGAGGATGTTGAGAATGCATGTCCATGTTGCCGTGGTCATTGTAATTGCAAGGCTTGCTTAAGAGAGTTTGTTgag TTTGCTCCCAAAGAATTAGATGCAAGTGTAAAAGTAGAGCGATTAAAATTCTTGTTACACAAGGTTCTGCCCATTCTCAGGCATATTCAAAGGGAACAGAGTTATGAATTAGAGGTTGAAGGCAATATACAGG GTGCTCAATTGAAAGAAGTGGATGTAGAAAGAATAAAGCTAGTTCAGACAGAGCGCATGTATTG TGACAATTGCAATACTTCGATCTTCAACTTTTACAGAAGCTGCTTCAACCCAAACTGTTCTTACGATCTATGTCTTAGCTGCTGTAAAGAGTTGAGGGAAAGTTTCCATTCTGAAG GAAGAGAATGTCAGTTGACATCTACATCTCAGACTTCTGTCGGTGGCATGTCATCAAGTTCCCAGGTTTGGAGTGCGAATCCTGATGGTAGTATACCATGTCCTCCAAAAGAACGCGGAGGTTGTGGGATTGCAAGTTTGGAGTTGAGACGTTCCCTTAAAGCTGATTGGGCTAACAAGTTAATTGAAGGAGCAGAGGAGCTTACAAGCGATTACACATTACCTGATACTTGTTCTTCTGAAATCTGTTCATCATGCTGTCTCAACAGTAATGAAGTCAGACAAGCAGCTTTCAGGGAAAATAGTCATGACAATTTCTTGTACTCCCCAAATTCTGAAGATATAATGGATGACGGTGTTAACCATTTTCAAACGCACTGGATGAAGGGCGAACCTGTTATCGTTAGAAATGTTCTTGACAAAACATCTGGTCTTAGTTGGGAACCTATGGTTATGTGGAGAGCTTTTAGACAAACAGGAGCTAATGTGAAGTTCAAAGAGGAGACATGCAGTGTGAAGGCCATTGATTGCTTGGATTGGTGTGAG GTAGAGATAAATATCCATCAGTTTTTTGTCGGATACTTAGAAGGCCGTATGCACAGAAATGGATGGCCAGAAATGTTGAAACTGAAGGATTGGCCTTCATCTACTTCATTTGAGGACCGTTTGCCTAGGCATTGTGCCGAATATATTGCAGCACTTCCTTACAGTGAATATACCCACCCAAAATATGGTCTTCTGAATCTAGCTACCAAACTTCCTGTGGGCTCACTGAAGCCTGATATGGGACCCAAAACTTATATTGCATATGGATTCCAGGAGGAGCTGGGCAGAGGTGACTCCGTAACAAAGCTTCACTGCGATATGTCTGATGcg GTAAATGTACTGACTCATACAAGTAAAGTTAATATTAAGACCTGGCAACGTGCTTTCATTGAAAAGAGGCAAAAACATTTTGCTGCTGAAGATTGTTCTGAACTATATGGTGGAATGAAAAGTACATCTGATGATACAGAAAAGGATTCTGAATgtaaacaaaatcaagttaCAGGTCAGGAAGCATGCTTGATGGGTTTAAATGCATCTTGTAGAAAAGGGGTTACAAAACCTGTCAAATGTGCAAATGCAGATCCATCTATGATTGAAAAACCATTAGGAGAATCAAAGCCTCAGAGCAGCGGACAGTTTGACGAACATGATTACAACTCTTCCAATTTAACAGATGTTACTGTCAGAAATTCATCTGTAGACATGTGCAGTACTGGTGCTTCAGCTGATATCTTTTGTTCAAAAGGACCCGAGTCTGCTCAGAAATTAGTTATTGCACACACCCCCAGTCAGCTCTGTGGTCAGTCTTCTAACGATACTAGTAAAATCCATCATGAAACTTGTGATTCAGAAAAAGCCTCAGGTTGCAATGAAGTTAATGATCTAAGATCAAGCCATTCAATTAAGAATAGGGCAGATAGTCATttagaagatgatgaaaagaTGGAGGTTGCTACTGGTGGAGCTGTTTGGGACATTTTCCGTAGGCAGGATGTTCCCAAGATAGTCGAGTACTTAGAAAAGCACCAGAAGGAATTTCGTCATATCAAGTGTAAACCTGTAAATTCT CTTGTTCATCCAATTCATGATCAGactgtttttttaaatgcaaAACACAAGGAGCAGCTGAAGGAGGAGTTTG GTGTTGAACCTTGGACATTTGAACAATTCATTGGTGAGGCAGTTTTCATTCCAGCAGGATGCCCTCACCAAGTTCGAAATAGACAG TCCTGCATAAAAGTAGCTATGGACTTTGTATCCCCGGAAAATGTGGAAGAATGCTTTCGGTTAACAGAGGAGTTCCGTTTCCTCCCAAAAACACATAAAGCTAAGGAAGACAAATTGGAG GTTAAAAAAATGACACTTTATGCTGCAAGTTCTGCTATCAGAGAGATCAGAGAACTGCTGTTAAAGCTTGACTGA
- the LOC101205548 gene encoding lysine-specific demethylase JMJ25 isoform X2, giving the protein MILPETMLHSDIDMDSSDALRCKRNDGARWRCKELASPGKSYCDRHLIQLMKQNLNYKVRNYGDRGLCSGGRVMEEAGKRNEVRPRFGSLGEESADELDRNRSLVRKQKRQLCNRENNFSKDAKIGRDSGKSELTAFKLSDGKDTADSVKRLGASAKRKRNHVVTNGKSVETDKPNKKNGGSLMCHQCLRSDTSGVVFCSNCQRKRFCYKCIERWYPDKTREDVENACPCCRGHCNCKACLREFVEFAPKELDASVKVERLKFLLHKVLPILRHIQREQSYELEVEGNIQGAQLKEVDVERIKLVQTERMYCDNCNTSIFNFYRSCFNPNCSYDLCLSCCKELRESFHSEGRECQLTSTSQTSVGGMSSSSQVWSANPDGSIPCPPKERGGCGIASLELRRSLKADWANKLIEGAEELTSDYTLPDTCSSEICSSCCLNSNEVRQAAFRENSHDNFLYSPNSEDIMDDGVNHFQTHWMKGEPVIVRNVLDKTSGLSWEPMVMWRAFRQTGANVKFKEETCSVKAIDCLDWCEVEINIHQFFVGYLEGRMHRNGWPEMLKLKDWPSSTSFEDRLPRHCAEYIAALPYSEYTHPKYGLLNLATKLPVGSLKPDMGPKTYIAYGFQEELGRGDSVTKLHCDMSDARQKHFAAEDCSELYGGMKSTSDDTEKDSECKQNQVTGQEACLMGLNASCRKGVTKPVKCANADPSMIEKPLGESKPQSSGQFDEHDYNSSNLTDVTVRNSSVDMCSTGASADIFCSKGPESAQKLVIAHTPSQLCGQSSNDTSKIHHETCDSEKASGCNEVNDLRSSHSIKNRADSHLEDDEKMEVATGGAVWDIFRRQDVPKIVEYLEKHQKEFRHIKCKPVNSLVHPIHDQTVFLNAKHKEQLKEEFGVEPWTFEQFIGEAVFIPAGCPHQVRNRQSCIKVAMDFVSPENVEECFRLTEEFRFLPKTHKAKEDKLEVKKMTLYAASSAIREIRELLLKLD; this is encoded by the exons ATGATCCTGCCGGAAACTATGTTGCATTCCGATATCGATATGGATTCATCGGATGCTCTCCGCTGCAAGCGTAACGACGGAGCTCGGTGGCGCTGCAAGGAGCTGGCCTCGCCTGGGAAATCGTACTGTGACAGGCACTTGATCCAACTCATGaagcaaaatttgaattataaggTGCGGAATTATGGAGACAGAGGTTTATGTTCTGGTGGTAGAGTTATGGAGGAGGCGGGGAAGAGGAACGAGGTTAGACCACGATTTGGATCGCTAGGAGAAGAGAGTGCGGACGAGCTAGACCGAAATAGAAGTCTGGTGAGGAAACAGAAAAGGCAGCTCTGTAATAGAGAGAACAATTTTTCTAAGGATGCTAAAATCGGGAGAGATTCGGGAAAATCTGAATTAACGGCTTTCAAATTGAGTGACGGAAAGGATACGGCCGATTCTGTGAAAAGGCTTGGCGCGTCTGCGAAGCGCAAGAGAAATCATGTTGTAACGAATGGAAAATCGGTGGAGACG GATAAGCCTAATAAAAAGAATGGTGGGAGTTTGATGTGTCATCAGTGTCTGCGGAGCGATACAAGTGGAGTTGTCTTTTGTTCAAATTGCCAAAGAAAACGGTTTTGCTATAAGTGTATTGAACGATG GTACCCTGATAAAACAAGGGAGGATGTTGAGAATGCATGTCCATGTTGCCGTGGTCATTGTAATTGCAAGGCTTGCTTAAGAGAGTTTGTTgag TTTGCTCCCAAAGAATTAGATGCAAGTGTAAAAGTAGAGCGATTAAAATTCTTGTTACACAAGGTTCTGCCCATTCTCAGGCATATTCAAAGGGAACAGAGTTATGAATTAGAGGTTGAAGGCAATATACAGG GTGCTCAATTGAAAGAAGTGGATGTAGAAAGAATAAAGCTAGTTCAGACAGAGCGCATGTATTG TGACAATTGCAATACTTCGATCTTCAACTTTTACAGAAGCTGCTTCAACCCAAACTGTTCTTACGATCTATGTCTTAGCTGCTGTAAAGAGTTGAGGGAAAGTTTCCATTCTGAAG GAAGAGAATGTCAGTTGACATCTACATCTCAGACTTCTGTCGGTGGCATGTCATCAAGTTCCCAGGTTTGGAGTGCGAATCCTGATGGTAGTATACCATGTCCTCCAAAAGAACGCGGAGGTTGTGGGATTGCAAGTTTGGAGTTGAGACGTTCCCTTAAAGCTGATTGGGCTAACAAGTTAATTGAAGGAGCAGAGGAGCTTACAAGCGATTACACATTACCTGATACTTGTTCTTCTGAAATCTGTTCATCATGCTGTCTCAACAGTAATGAAGTCAGACAAGCAGCTTTCAGGGAAAATAGTCATGACAATTTCTTGTACTCCCCAAATTCTGAAGATATAATGGATGACGGTGTTAACCATTTTCAAACGCACTGGATGAAGGGCGAACCTGTTATCGTTAGAAATGTTCTTGACAAAACATCTGGTCTTAGTTGGGAACCTATGGTTATGTGGAGAGCTTTTAGACAAACAGGAGCTAATGTGAAGTTCAAAGAGGAGACATGCAGTGTGAAGGCCATTGATTGCTTGGATTGGTGTGAG GTAGAGATAAATATCCATCAGTTTTTTGTCGGATACTTAGAAGGCCGTATGCACAGAAATGGATGGCCAGAAATGTTGAAACTGAAGGATTGGCCTTCATCTACTTCATTTGAGGACCGTTTGCCTAGGCATTGTGCCGAATATATTGCAGCACTTCCTTACAGTGAATATACCCACCCAAAATATGGTCTTCTGAATCTAGCTACCAAACTTCCTGTGGGCTCACTGAAGCCTGATATGGGACCCAAAACTTATATTGCATATGGATTCCAGGAGGAGCTGGGCAGAGGTGACTCCGTAACAAAGCTTCACTGCGATATGTCTGATGcg AGGCAAAAACATTTTGCTGCTGAAGATTGTTCTGAACTATATGGTGGAATGAAAAGTACATCTGATGATACAGAAAAGGATTCTGAATgtaaacaaaatcaagttaCAGGTCAGGAAGCATGCTTGATGGGTTTAAATGCATCTTGTAGAAAAGGGGTTACAAAACCTGTCAAATGTGCAAATGCAGATCCATCTATGATTGAAAAACCATTAGGAGAATCAAAGCCTCAGAGCAGCGGACAGTTTGACGAACATGATTACAACTCTTCCAATTTAACAGATGTTACTGTCAGAAATTCATCTGTAGACATGTGCAGTACTGGTGCTTCAGCTGATATCTTTTGTTCAAAAGGACCCGAGTCTGCTCAGAAATTAGTTATTGCACACACCCCCAGTCAGCTCTGTGGTCAGTCTTCTAACGATACTAGTAAAATCCATCATGAAACTTGTGATTCAGAAAAAGCCTCAGGTTGCAATGAAGTTAATGATCTAAGATCAAGCCATTCAATTAAGAATAGGGCAGATAGTCATttagaagatgatgaaaagaTGGAGGTTGCTACTGGTGGAGCTGTTTGGGACATTTTCCGTAGGCAGGATGTTCCCAAGATAGTCGAGTACTTAGAAAAGCACCAGAAGGAATTTCGTCATATCAAGTGTAAACCTGTAAATTCT CTTGTTCATCCAATTCATGATCAGactgtttttttaaatgcaaAACACAAGGAGCAGCTGAAGGAGGAGTTTG GTGTTGAACCTTGGACATTTGAACAATTCATTGGTGAGGCAGTTTTCATTCCAGCAGGATGCCCTCACCAAGTTCGAAATAGACAG TCCTGCATAAAAGTAGCTATGGACTTTGTATCCCCGGAAAATGTGGAAGAATGCTTTCGGTTAACAGAGGAGTTCCGTTTCCTCCCAAAAACACATAAAGCTAAGGAAGACAAATTGGAG GTTAAAAAAATGACACTTTATGCTGCAAGTTCTGCTATCAGAGAGATCAGAGAACTGCTGTTAAAGCTTGACTGA